AATCTGACGGTGAAGACAGCGACTAATGAACCGGCCAGAGCCTGAGAATAGCAGAGTCACGGCCAGACAGATAGATTCCAGCGCTAACGTTAGAAGGTCATTGAAAATGAGAATTTGCTTAGTACCTTTTCCACGTGATTGACGGGCAGATACCCGGTACGACGCAAACCCAAAGCACACTCACTGATGAACCCTTATCCGCTTCGCATGCCACGTAATATCACACCTTCATTGATACTAGAACTTATTTCACAAAAGCTGTGCAGTCGTGCTCCCAGATGGTCGCCCAAGCGCATGAACACTTGCCAATCGCTAACGTCAGCTTATTCTGCTGCCAGGCTGCTGGTATGGCAGCGAGGAGGGCTGACGACGATCTCCAGTGCCATCGCACGCTGAATTGGGTGCCTTGCCCGCTCGTCATGCCCGTGTCGCGGCGTTTGGAGTGCGGCAGCATGGCTGCCGCAGCAGCCGCGCTCATGATCAAACGCGTGGCACGCCGTTGACCCTGCTGGTCACGGGGATGCGGTAGGTGCTCGTCGCAATCATAGAGTCGGTCAGGGATGAATGAGATGCCTTCTCATAGCCGTTTTTTGAAATTGATACTACTGATAATCGTTATTCATCAGTCCAATGATGGCATTTGACCCTTTCCGAGGGGTGGGATTCCCACCCGAACGCTTCCATCACCCGTACCACCGTCACCAAATGAGAGCGGAGGAAGGCTGAGGAGCAGGCATCCAGCCTGCTCCACGAGTGGCACACATGTTATATGCCACAACAAAGTATTACCACGGCACAGTTTTACGAGATACGTTCGACAAAGCAACAAACTACTTATGAATTTTCTGCTTTATTCCTCATCCTGAACAGCTATTTCTTGACAAAACTGTTATTGTGTTTAGGTACCATTTGTGCTAAACTGAATTTAGGAGAAAAGTACTATTGTCACCGGCGCCACCTCTCAACTGACAACCTTTGCAACGGCGCAGGGTAGGGGTCAGGGGGTGTCTCATGGTTAACACAAATGGTCATCCGGTGCGGATTCTCCTCGTTGAGGATGATAATAATATCGGGCGGATTATTGAACTGGCAATGCGCAGCATTAATACGCCCTACGAGTTTGAGTCGGTTCTCAGTGCGGAAGAAGCACTCGAACGCTGGGAGGCGCAGCCATTCGACTTGCTAATCAGCGATTACAATCTGCGGGGCATGAATGGTGTGCGATTAGTCAAGACGTTGCGTGAACGAGGCTATTATCCGGCAACCCTCATGGTTACCGCCTACGATTCAGCAGAAGTTCGCGAGGCTGTGAAGGAAGCTGCTATTGATAGCTACATGACCAAGCCCTTCTTTATCGATGAACTGATCGAGAACATTAAGCAACTTCTGCCTGGCAGTAAACAAATGCGAGAACGGATTATTAACGGTTAGTTTCCGTCACCAACTACCTGCAACCTCGCAAAAGGCTCAATAGCGCTCATCGGGGCAACCCTGGCGGTTGCCCCGTTACATCTCAATCCAGCAGTGCAGGTGTCCGGTGAAGCGGCAGCAGACCGGCGGTCTGTTGTTCAGGAGAGGGTAACGCAGATTCAGCCGGTTTATCCGAGGCGGCCATTAAGAGAGCACCCTGCGCCTGTAGCCGTCGTCCCAGCGTAAACAGCTCATTACTCAACGTCAACCGTCCATCTGCCATACGCGCCGCGGTCGTGACCAGTTCAGCCCGTCGAAACTGGGTGAACGGTGTAGGGTTACCGGCCTCAATCTGCTCGATCAATTGCCGGCGTAATGCCTGCAACTCAACCGGCACCTGCTGAGCAGCGATCAGCAATTCGAGCAGCGTTGGTGATAGCCCGGCTGCTAATTGCACTTCAATTGCCGGTAGATCGAACACATCAACTGTGGCGAAGAGAGCCATCGCCACGGTATAGTCTTGATTATCGAGCGTAATTGCGTGCCATTCGCGGCGACACAAAGTGGTGTAGTATTGACGAAAAACGGTGCGATCAAACCGATCCCCTAATAAATCCGTTGCTACGATCAGGGCCGCTTCAGCCCGTGCATCGTCAATCGCTCCGTCAGAACGCCCACGTGGCCCCAGCAAGGTCTTATCGATATCGATTAACACCGCAGTCTGCGCCCACGGAACCCCACGAGCCGTCAACGTGGCTGCCCACTCGTGCACAAGCGCCCAACGGGTCGCTGTTGCCACCACGCCCTCCCAATCGAGCGTCGCCGGTGCAACCGGGCGATCAACACCGATGAAGCCATATGCAGCGACCTCGGCAAGCGCCTGGAGGTGCAGGGTCAAGAGTCGATCATTCTCGGTATCCCCGATCACAACAACGTGTGTCAGCGGTGGCCCATTCCGCAACGCCTGAGCAGCACGTGCCAGTGCCAGAATGACCCGCGCATACGCCGTATCACGCTTCCGCGGCGTTGCATTGGCAGGTAAGCCGAGAAGCGTGCGCAGTGCCGGCAAGCCGGGCAAGCTGGCATCGCAAGGTTGTAAATCGCGATAAATGACGCGATCTTCGGTCAGATCAGCAATCGTTGCCCAGGCACTCATGCCAGCCACCCCTGTGCGTGCATCAATTCGGCATTGAGAATAGAGGCACCGGCGGCGCCACGAATTGTATTGTGACTCAGTGCAATCAGCTTGATATCGAACAATGAGCATGGACGGATGCGGCCCACAACCGTTGCCATACCACGTCCGGCATCGCGATCACGGCGTGGCTGTGGCCGATCCGGCTCGTGGCGCACGATAATCGGTTGCTCTGGTGCGGTAGGCAGCCGCAATTCCTGGGGTAGAGCACGGAAATTACTTAGCACCGTCGCAATCTCTGCCGGATCAGCTTTGCGCTCCAGCTCAATTGAGAGACAGACCAGATGTCCCTCTAACACCGGTACCCGATTGCAATGGGCTGAGGTCGTGAACCCAGCCGGCACAATCGTCTCCCCCTCTAACCGACCGAGCATCTTTTGAGGTTCAATTTCCAGTTTTGGCTCTTCCCCACCGATATAGGGGATGACATTGTCAACCACATCGTAGCTGGGCACACCCGGATAGCCTGCACCAGAGAGAGCCTGCATACTTACCAACAGCATCCGCCGCACGCCAAACGTATCAAGCAGTGGGCGTAAGACCATCGTTGCCGGCGTGGACGTACAGTTAGGATTGGTCACAATCGCCCCTGACCAACCACGGCGCCGGCGCTGTACCGGAATCAGGGCCAGATGATCGGGATTCACTTCAGGAATAATCAGAGGTACATCCGGCTCCATGCGATGATTCGAAGCATTGGAGCAGACAATATGCCCGGCTGCTGCCAGACGCTGTTCAATCGGGCCGGCGACCGTGCTGGGGAGAGCAGAAAAGACGAGCTGAGCCGGTAGATCGGCATCGGCATCGAGCACGGTGAGATTGGCGACGGCTGCCGGCATCGGGGTGTCGAGTACCCATCGGCACACTTCGTGATATTTCTTCCCTGCACTGCGCTCGCTACCGGTCAATGCAACAACCTGAAACAATGGATGTCCTTCGAGTAATTGAATAAAGCGCTGGCCCACTGCACCGGTGGCACCAAGCACTGCAACCGGAATTGTTGCCATCTGTAACCTCCTGGCGATAGCACATTGTCACCCCACATTATACCCGCTTCTGAACAGTTGCATACACAACAAAATCTGTTGTAATTTGCTCACCAAAGTTGTGAAAAAAGTCGGCAAAGGTATGGCATTTTACCAAACGATGATGTATAATTTCCGTGATACCTGAAACATTTTTCATTTTTGCCCCGTTTCATGCTCCTCCCACGACGCAGGAGTCGTTCGTCAGGTAGTGTAATACGTGATCATTGTCGATCACAAAGGAGGGAGCAGCACTATGATCGACCCACTCGTCCAACGCTTGCTAGAGCAGGTGCTCGACACACCAACCAAGCTGCACATGCTCCTGATGTTCCATGAGCATCCACGCTGTGAATTGACCGCAGCCGCAATTGCCGAGCGGCTCTTCCGTGATATTTGGAGTGTAGAGCAGGCGCTTGAAGACCTGACTGCTGCCGGCTTCCTGTCAGTAGCCCAGGTCACAGGTGGTCAACCCGTGTATCGATACACACCGCCGCCGGAATGGCACGAGGCAATTCGGCGTCTTGTCCGTAGTTACAATGATCCTATCGAGCGTGATATGATTCAGCGTACCATTCGTGATCTGTCAGTTTATGCTTCATTTCGACGCAGTGAGCTGGAACGGTTTGAGTTTGTCTGACAGCACAGCAGGGGCAGTTCATACATCCCTCTGCACCCCTTCCTGAATGGGAATGCAGAGCTGAGCAAATTCTGGTTTGACCATAGCTTTGCCCAGCCACACGTTGGACGGTAACACTATTCACATCCGACAGATGAAGAAAACAGTTCAACACCTCTTACCGATAAGGTAAAGGTGTTGTTCTTATCTGCATTCCCATACGACATATTGTCTCCAGCGATCAGCAGAGGATGAGGCATAGTCTGTAACCTACGGCCCGTAAGGAAACTGACCCGTCCCGCTCACCAGTTCACCTGGCGAATTACTGCTCCGTGATAGCGTCGTAAACTGTACCGTCTCGGTCAGTACATTACCGTAGATGTCAGTTATGCGTAGGGTAAAGGGGCCGAGTTCGCCATTGGCACACTGACACTGTCTGATGAAATAGTTGTATGTGGTTCGGTTCAGTTGTACCCATTGTCCCTGGGGTGTACGATATTCCATGCGGGCAATCGGATTACGATGATGGCGAACCTGAAATGCCAGCCACCACGGATTACTGCCATCCTTAAGATGAAATTGCACCGGCCCGCTAAGTGGTGGACTGATCACACGCCAGGTGATCGGAACTCTTCCCCAGGCGCGTGGGGCAATGCGATCAAAGGCTTCGGGGCTGAGATCGAGATGGTTTTGCCCACAACCGGGGTTGTCCGGGCACATATCAACAATCCGTACCACGACACTACCTTGCGGCCCGAAGACCTCAACATACGCACCGCAGTAATCGGCATTTCCGTAATTGAGGTAGCTGATCGCGGCAACCATCTTATCGCCTGGAATGGGATCAAATAGACAACTCCCGCTGCCATCGGCTTCGAGATAGAAGGTAGCTTCACCGCTCAGCAGTGGATTTTGGGCCGGACGTACCACTAAAGGCAGATGAACACGATACGGAGGTTGGGTAAAGACTGGGTTGGCAATAAGCCAGAAAAACCCTGTCAGGCAGATTACGAGAGCGATCTGTAACCTTCCGGCAGACCATTGCATGCAGAACCTCTTTCAACCCCTCCCATGACCAGTGTGCTGAGGAGCATCGGATAGAAGTCACCGTCTACCGCAGAGACAAAACCATGCTTCGTCTCTGCGGGTTGGCTACCTCTTCACGTGTCAGTTTAGTCAGCACTCGCTACCAGTTGCTCTAACCGATCAACATACGAAGCCATTACGGCAAAGGTACGTTCAACCGGTTCAGGGGAAGCCAGATCAACACCAGCCCGCCGTAAAATATCGAGCGGGAAGCGCGAGCCACCGGCTTTCAAAAACTCGTTGATGTAACGCTCGGCAGCTCCAGCCTCGCCGGCAATAATCGGTGCAGCCAGCGCATGCGCACCGGCAATGCCGGTTGCGTACTGGTAGACGTAGAAATTGGCGTACAAATGGGTTGAGAATTGGGCCCAGGTATTCCCGACCCGTGCTCGATCAACGACTACCTCGGTACCGTAGCCCTCGGCGAAGAGATCGGCCATCAGGTCGTTAAAGATGGTAGCAGTCAAGGGTTGACCACGTTCGGCGCGCTGATGGATCGCCAGCTCAAAGCGTGCCAGCGTCGGCATGATGAAGAAGTAACGGTGAAAATTGGACATGGCCTCTTCGATAATGGCAATTTGCGCATTACGGTCAGTTAAAGTCTTGAAGAGATAATCACGCACCAGTGCCTGATTGAAGTTTGAAGCAACTTCAGCCAGAAAGAGGCCGTAATTTGTGTAGATCACGGGCTGAGTGCGTCGGGTATAGTACGAATGCATCGAATGGCCTAATTCGTGGGCCAGGGTACTGAGACCGAAGATGTCATCGTTGTACGACATCATGATAAACGGGTGAGTGCCGGGCGCACCCGTCGAGAAGGCACCGGCCCGCTTACCACGATTTGGGTAGACATCGACCCAGCGCTGTTCACGCAGACCACGCCGCATAATCTGGACGTATTCCTGCCCCAGTGGCGCCATACCCTCGCAGATCCAATCGACGGCCTGCTCGTAGGGCACAACCAGCGGTGTCGCCAGGGGAGCTTTGGTATCGTAGACGTGTAACTCATCAACCCCCAGCGCTGCCCGTCGGACTCGCCAGTAGCGGTGCCAGATCGGCAAATGACGCTCGAAGGTCGCAATCAGGTTATGGAAGACTTCGAGCGGAATAAAATTCGGTTTCAAGGCAGCTTCCAGAGCCGAAGCGTAACGACGAGCACGGGCAATGAAAACATTCTGCTTCACCCCGGCAGCCAGACACTGGGCCATCGTATTTTCAACCGCAATGTGGGCATCGGCATAGCCTTCCCAGGCATTCTTGCGGAGTGTACGATCTGGATGCGTAATTAATGCGTTGATCGTACCCTGAGTGATTTCGTGGGCTTCCCCATTGCTATCGTATGCCGGTGGGAAACGCAGCTCGGCATTGGCCAATACGCCGTGTACGGCACTGGCGGCAGCGAAGGGATCACGCACCTGTCCCAGCAACTCTTCCACCTCGGCTGAACGAATATGAGCTGCCCGCGCAATCAGACGCTCGAAATAGTGGTAGTAGGTGTTCAGATGCTCATCACGCTCGGCCCACGCCAGCAACTGATCACCACCGATGGCCAGCAACTCCGGTTCACCAAATGCCAGGGCTGCACTGGCGCGTGCCTGCAAACCAATTGCCCGATCACGCATCGCACTTGCTTCGCGGTCATTGGTGTCAACGGTATAGAACATGGTAGCGAACACCGTAATCTGACCAACATTACGCAGGATGTCCTCACTCAGCGCCAGAAACTCGCCAATCACCTGCGGCCCTTCCTGCAGGCGACCGCGAAACTGAGCAGCACTGGCGATCATGGCATCGGTCTCGGTGATTGCCGCTTCCCACGCCTCCTGTGACGGAAAAATGCTGTATGGATCCCACTTGTACTGATCGGGGATTGCGCTACGTTCTTTCACTGTCTGCATAGTCATTGTCCCTTCGATACGATAGCGGTTCGCAGGTATTATACTCTCCCAACGACAAACCGTATTTGCGGTATGGCCGATGGTGCCCGCAGCAACATATCAGCACGGGTAACATACCTTCAGATCACAACTATATACAACTCGCCTCCACTGCATTCGATGCAAGCGACAGCATGACAAAGCCATCCGCACGTCGTTCATCCAGACAGGAGACACACCTCATGCGATGCGGTTCGAATGACAAACGAGTGCCTGGAGGAGACAACATCCTTGCCTGAAAGCCAAAAGTTGTTGGCTCATGTTCAAACTCGGTGCAGTAGAGTACACTCATACGTGCCCTTGCGTCGTAGTAAAACCCAATGATTGACCGGCTGCACCACTTCTGAACATGAGCCAAGTTGTTTATCGTTACAGTATCTCCATCATTGATTACCAAGGAGGTGACAATGTCATCGGAACAACGTGCCACCCTCTTGCATCGATTCGAGCGGATCAGCGAACTGCCGATGCTCTTGCTGTCATTTGGCTTCCTGATCATCTTCCTCCTGGTTGAGAGCAACGTGTTTGAAGCAACGATCACCCTGGTTCTTGATGGACTGCTCTGGCTCATTTGGGGGATATTCCTGGCTGAACTGGTGGCAAAACTCTACCTGGCACCTGATCGTCTACACTATCTACGCTCACATTGGTTTGAAGTCATCATCATCGTCTTACCGTTCCTTCGCCCCCTGCGTCTGCTGTGGCTACCCATCGTGCTCGCTCGTCTCTGGAAGCAATCGCAGCGTGCTCTACGCCGCAAGATGCCGGCATTTATCGGGGTAAGTAGCCTGGTTATGGTATTGATTACCGCGACCCTGATGTTCATCGCCGAGCGGGGTTCCGGTGGCCCGATCACATCATTCGCCGATGCCATCTGGTGGGCACTGGCCACCATCACAACGGTCGGCTATGGGGACACCTATCCGGTGACCGCATTGGGACGGGGAATTGCCACATTTCTGATGATCGCGGGGATTGCTCTCTTCGGGCTACTAACAGCTAACGTAGCGGCCTTCTTTGTTGAAGAAGATACGGTTGATCGCAGTCAGGCCGATCTAGCAATGATTAACGAGCGTCTTGCCCGGATTGAGCAATTGTTGGCGGAGATAGTTCAGCGAGAGGCACGTGAGCGATAACAGTATGGCGGGGCTGGCGCGACTCGAACGCGCAACCATCGACTTAGAAGGTCGGTGCTCTATCCATTGAGCTACAGCCCCGTATGCCCATACTATACTGCAAACCGGGCAATTCTGGCAAGATCGATCCGGCAGTAGAATGCTTAATTCGCCGCAATCTGCTCAAAACTCAATTGATAATTTCGGGTTGCCACATCACCCAACCGTGACGGCCAGCGCCCGGTCAGAGCCTGGGTAATCTTGCCGGCATGCTCGTGGGAATTCTCGATGAATAGCGTATAGCGCTGCTGAATCCCGGCGGCAACGGTACCGGCCAGATACAAACCCGGCACGTTCGTCTCCATGGTTGCCGGATTGTAGAGCGGAACTCGATTCGGCCCTTGCAAGACCACGCCAGCCTGTTCGAGCAGACGCTGATCACCACGAAAGCCGGTTGCCAGCAACACAAAATCGGTCGGGTGGTAGAAGTGATCAGTGGTTGGTTGACCATCTTCGTCAGTATGTGCCAGCACCACGCCGCCGCTATCGATAGCAACGGGTGTTGTGCGTGCTAAAAACCGAATTGTACCTGCCTCAACCTGCGCCAGAAAATCGGGCAATAACCAGTGCTTCACGCGCTGCGCATCTAGTTGTGATCGGCGATACGCCAGCGTCACCTGAGCACCGGCACGCCAGCAACGCAGTGCCGCCTCGACCGCCGAATTCTTGCCACCAACGATCAGCAACCGACGCCGAAAGTAGTCGTGTGGATCGCGAAAATAGTGACTGACGTGCGGTAAATCCTCACCGGGAATATTGAGCCGGTGCGGATAGTGCATATCGCCGATAGCCAGTACCACACGCCGGGCACGATAACGACGCTCACCGCTATGCGGTCGGGTAATCAGCGTAAAACCCTCGTGGTCGGGAATCAGATCGCTTACCGGTTCGTAGCTCTGGATATGCAGATCGAACAGCTCGACGACCGACCGCAAATACGCCAGATACTCTTCGCCGGTAATCCGTTGTTGATGATTGTTTTGAATCGGCACCCCGGCAATTGCCAGCCGTTCGGTCGTGCTGAAGAAACTGGTATTGCGCGGCCACCACGTCATCGTATACCCAATCTGATGTGCATCGAACTGAATATAATCAACCCCGGCCTGTTTGAGACAGACCGCTACTTCGAGACCAATCGGGCCGGCACCAACGATTGCCACGTCGTGCTCAGCCGTAAGCGGTAATTCCTCGTAGTGCATGAACTCTTTCCTCCGTTGACGATATGAATTATTCCATGTGTATCATACCTGGAAACAGGTACGACCATCTCAACTTCGATGTACATGACTGACGGTAGAACATCCTGGATGATCAACAAGTGTCCAGACCACGACCAGGAAGTTCACCGTAACGAATACCCTGCCTTCGCCACCACTGCTGAACAGAGCCACTTACCCCACCACGACAATCCGCACAGGCTGCCGGGATTCCAGATCATGCGAACATGTGTTAAAAATCCCTATTGACACAAACGTTCGAGTGTGATATGGTAAAAGTGTAGTACGAGTAAGTACGTGCAAGGAAGAGGAGGGACCATGATGCTGACCACAGCAGATATTCCACAGGCCGATGTACTTTGGGATGTAGCGCGTGTCGCCGAAGCAATCGCTCGCGGGCGGATGACGGCTGAGGAGATTGGCGCCTATCTCGGCGCAAAAGGTCAGCGTCAAGGTCTTTACTACATGCAAGCCGCTCGCATCATCGGGTTGATTGAAATCAGCGAGCAAACCGAAACAGCCCAACTCACCAAGTTCGGACTTGCCTTCACCCGTTATAACCGTGCCGATCAGCGCTCCGCACTACGCCGCCAGCTCCTGCGCTACGAGCCAACCCGTTCTGTCATTGCCGCCCTCCGTAACGCCCCCGAAGGTCTGAGCCGCAACGATGTTGCCCGTATCCTGCAACAACTGGCTCCCCTGGCCGAATCAACCGCCCAACGACGCGCATCCACCGTCACCGCATGGCTTACCGAGATCGGGCTTGCCGACTGGCGTGATGACCGGCTGTACTACTGTGGGCCATCGTTACCATTACCCTTACCGGCAACCCCACACAATTCAGCATCGTTCGCGCCGGGTGTGTGACGAACCGGCATGGAAGACGGACAACACCGCATCTGGTAGCACAGGAAGCAGGGTGCAATGCCAGCATTGCTTCCTGGCGATATGACTGAGCATGAAATAAGGGGTATTAGCGCTCTGGTGCCTGCGTGGTATCACTGCGGGGCTTGAGCGACAGGGGCCGTCACGGTACGGATGCGAGAATCAGTGCTCGTGCGCCTGCGTGGTATCACTGCGGGGCTTGAGCGACAGGCCGTCACGGTACGGATGCGAGAATCAGTGCTCGTGCGCCTGCATGGTATCACTGCAGGAGAAGGTACGTCTCTCAAGCTAATGTAGAACTTATTTCATACAAGCTGTGCTATCGTGTTTCCAGTCTATCGCCCAGGCGCCAACGCAGCATAGCCTGCTCCCTGGCTGCTGGTATGGCAGCGAGGAAGGCTGATCACTATCGTCGGTGCCATCACGTGCTGGGCTGGTTGCCTTGCCCGCTCGTCATGCGCGTGTTGCGAAGTTTGGAGTGCGGCAGCCATGCTGCCGCGCCAGCCGTGCTTACGATCTGGCGCGTGTCACGTGGTTGACCTGGCTGGAAACAAGGATGCTGTGTGTGCTCGTCACGATCATGGTTTCGGTCGGCAATAGGAGATGTTTTTTGAAATAGGTTCTAGCCTGCTCCCTGGCTGCTGGTATGGCAGCGAGGAAGGCTGATCACTATCGTCGGTACCATCACGTGCTGGGCTGGTTGCCTTGCCCGCTCGTCATGCGCGTGTTGCGAAGTTTGGAGTGCGGCAGCCATGCTGCCGCGCCAGCCGTGCTTACGATCTGGCGCGTGTCACGTGGTTGACCTGGCTGGAAACAAGGATGCTGTGTGTGCTCGTCACGATCATGGTTTCGGTCGGCAATAGGAGATGTTTTTTGAAATAGGTTCTAGCCTGCTCCCTGGCTGCTGGTATGGCAGCGAGGAAGGCTGATCACTATCGTCGGTGCCATCACGTGCTGGGCTGGTTGCCTTGCCCGCTCGTCATGCGCGTGTTGCGAAGTTTGGAGTGCGGCAGCCATGCTGCCGCGCCAGCCGTGCTTACGATCTGGCGCGTGTCACGTGGTTGACCTGGCTGGTCACGGGGAGGCTGGATGTGCATGTCACGTTCATAGAGTCTGTCAGAAGTGAATGGGCTAACTTCCAGTAAATGTTCTTTGAAGTAGGTTCTACGGTGCTGCTGTTCATCCGTACAGCCCTCACACACTGGATGGGACACCCGTTCAACCCAGGGCTGCCCGTGTTTCGTCATTTGGTGTGTGAAAGCTATGCTCCCGCACCGACAGGCGCAGAGCGCAGCGCGTATCCGTGCTGGTACGAGACCATGGCACAGGGTATGCATGAGCATGGACGGGAAGCCCACCCCACGGGAAGTTATCGGTACAGCGCCGACAACGTCGCACACCGTTGTGCAAGGGTTGGGCAGACCGACAACGATTGAGCGCCTCGGCGATGATGCACCGTAGTGGTAAAGATGTGGTATCACGGATGGTCAAATAAGACGAACGTGCTCTGCATGCATGTCGTCCCGTGATCCGCAGGGAAACCGCTGCGATCCGCACCTGATCGTGAGCAAGGCCGGAAGCGGCAGCATGGCTGCCGCACTCCATACCACGCGACCCGAA
This genomic window from Chloroflexus aurantiacus J-10-fl contains:
- the asd gene encoding aspartate-semialdehyde dehydrogenase, encoding MATIPVAVLGATGAVGQRFIQLLEGHPLFQVVALTGSERSAGKKYHEVCRWVLDTPMPAAVANLTVLDADADLPAQLVFSALPSTVAGPIEQRLAAAGHIVCSNASNHRMEPDVPLIIPEVNPDHLALIPVQRRRRGWSGAIVTNPNCTSTPATMVLRPLLDTFGVRRMLLVSMQALSGAGYPGVPSYDVVDNVIPYIGGEEPKLEIEPQKMLGRLEGETIVPAGFTTSAHCNRVPVLEGHLVCLSIELERKADPAEIATVLSNFRALPQELRLPTAPEQPIIVRHEPDRPQPRRDRDAGRGMATVVGRIRPCSLFDIKLIALSHNTIRGAAGASILNAELMHAQGWLA
- the pepF gene encoding oligoendopeptidase F; amino-acid sequence: MQTVKERSAIPDQYKWDPYSIFPSQEAWEAAITETDAMIASAAQFRGRLQEGPQVIGEFLALSEDILRNVGQITVFATMFYTVDTNDREASAMRDRAIGLQARASAALAFGEPELLAIGGDQLLAWAERDEHLNTYYHYFERLIARAAHIRSAEVEELLGQVRDPFAAASAVHGVLANAELRFPPAYDSNGEAHEITQGTINALITHPDRTLRKNAWEGYADAHIAVENTMAQCLAAGVKQNVFIARARRYASALEAALKPNFIPLEVFHNLIATFERHLPIWHRYWRVRRAALGVDELHVYDTKAPLATPLVVPYEQAVDWICEGMAPLGQEYVQIMRRGLREQRWVDVYPNRGKRAGAFSTGAPGTHPFIMMSYNDDIFGLSTLAHELGHSMHSYYTRRTQPVIYTNYGLFLAEVASNFNQALVRDYLFKTLTDRNAQIAIIEEAMSNFHRYFFIMPTLARFELAIHQRAERGQPLTATIFNDLMADLFAEGYGTEVVVDRARVGNTWAQFSTHLYANFYVYQYATGIAGAHALAAPIIAGEAGAAERYINEFLKAGGSRFPLDILRRAGVDLASPEPVERTFAVMASYVDRLEQLVASAD
- a CDS encoding DUF7226 domain-containing protein, translating into MMLTTADIPQADVLWDVARVAEAIARGRMTAEEIGAYLGAKGQRQGLYYMQAARIIGLIEISEQTETAQLTKFGLAFTRYNRADQRSALRRQLLRYEPTRSVIAALRNAPEGLSRNDVARILQQLAPLAESTAQRRASTVTAWLTEIGLADWRDDRLYYCGPSLPLPLPATPHNSASFAPGV
- a CDS encoding expansin EXLX1 family cellulose-binding protein — its product is MQWSAGRLQIALVICLTGFFWLIANPVFTQPPYRVHLPLVVRPAQNPLLSGEATFYLEADGSGSCLFDPIPGDKMVAAISYLNYGNADYCGAYVEVFGPQGSVVVRIVDMCPDNPGCGQNHLDLSPEAFDRIAPRAWGRVPITWRVISPPLSGPVQFHLKDGSNPWWLAFQVRHHRNPIARMEYRTPQGQWVQLNRTTYNYFIRQCQCANGELGPFTLRITDIYGNVLTETVQFTTLSRSSNSPGELVSGTGQFPYGP
- a CDS encoding response regulator; the protein is MVNTNGHPVRILLVEDDNNIGRIIELAMRSINTPYEFESVLSAEEALERWEAQPFDLLISDYNLRGMNGVRLVKTLRERGYYPATLMVTAYDSAEVREAVKEAAIDSYMTKPFFIDELIENIKQLLPGSKQMRERIING
- a CDS encoding NAD(P)-binding domain-containing protein; its protein translation is MHYEELPLTAEHDVAIVGAGPIGLEVAVCLKQAGVDYIQFDAHQIGYTMTWWPRNTSFFSTTERLAIAGVPIQNNHQQRITGEEYLAYLRSVVELFDLHIQSYEPVSDLIPDHEGFTLITRPHSGERRYRARRVVLAIGDMHYPHRLNIPGEDLPHVSHYFRDPHDYFRRRLLIVGGKNSAVEAALRCWRAGAQVTLAYRRSQLDAQRVKHWLLPDFLAQVEAGTIRFLARTTPVAIDSGGVVLAHTDEDGQPTTDHFYHPTDFVLLATGFRGDQRLLEQAGVVLQGPNRVPLYNPATMETNVPGLYLAGTVAAGIQQRYTLFIENSHEHAGKITQALTGRWPSRLGDVATRNYQLSFEQIAAN
- a CDS encoding potassium channel family protein, producing the protein MSSEQRATLLHRFERISELPMLLLSFGFLIIFLLVESNVFEATITLVLDGLLWLIWGIFLAELVAKLYLAPDRLHYLRSHWFEVIIIVLPFLRPLRLLWLPIVLARLWKQSQRALRRKMPAFIGVSSLVMVLITATLMFIAERGSGGPITSFADAIWWALATITTVGYGDTYPVTALGRGIATFLMIAGIALFGLLTANVAAFFVEEDTVDRSQADLAMINERLARIEQLLAEIVQREARER